The following proteins are encoded in a genomic region of Longimicrobium sp.:
- a CDS encoding antibiotic biosynthesis monooxygenase → MYLIRDVFRCKPGKAGELARRFKETVPSMEAEDGFRNCRVLVDYVATYWTVVLQAEIDDVGQFDRHMRSYSSRPEVRRALEGYMELVEEGHREIWRIV, encoded by the coding sequence ATGTACCTGATCCGCGACGTGTTCCGCTGCAAGCCGGGGAAGGCGGGGGAGCTGGCCCGGCGCTTCAAGGAGACGGTGCCGTCGATGGAGGCGGAGGACGGCTTCCGCAACTGCCGGGTGCTGGTCGACTACGTGGCCACCTATTGGACCGTGGTCCTCCAGGCGGAGATCGACGACGTCGGGCAGTTCGACCGCCACATGCGGAGCTACTCCTCGCGCCCCGAGGTCCGCCGCGCGCTGGAGGGCTACATGGAGCTGGTGGAGGAGGGCCACCGCGAGATCTGGCGCATCGTGTGA